The Streptomyces phaeolivaceus genome has a window encoding:
- a CDS encoding DMT family protein — translation MVAGVAWALCAAVCMGTATVLQALGARRTAAAEGVGGAAGATGAEGAGAARGRGRTVVEVLRGWPFLAGAGLDTLGFGAQVVALRLVPLFLVEAAVASSLAVTAVVGTAVLGLRLRWAEWGAVAVVCLGLATLAVAAGREGDGHGGTGLRVAVLVASVLVVAGGWAVGGRLRRGRAVVLGAAAGLSFGLTAIAVRLLPEDVTVLGVPAQPAAYAVVVSGLGGYLLLVQALQSGSVTAATAAMVICETVWPGVFGVAWLGDSTRDGYAWLAVLGFAGCVGGGVALARFGEAE, via the coding sequence ATGGTGGCGGGTGTGGCGTGGGCGTTGTGCGCGGCGGTGTGCATGGGGACGGCGACCGTGCTCCAGGCGCTGGGCGCGCGGCGGACGGCTGCCGCCGAGGGAGTCGGGGGAGCCGCAGGCGCTACGGGCGCCGAGGGTGCCGGGGCCGCGCGCGGCCGGGGGCGGACAGTGGTGGAGGTGCTGCGGGGCTGGCCCTTCCTCGCCGGGGCGGGGCTGGACACGCTCGGGTTCGGCGCCCAGGTGGTGGCGCTGCGGCTGGTGCCGCTGTTCCTGGTGGAGGCGGCGGTGGCCTCGTCCCTGGCGGTCACGGCGGTGGTCGGCACGGCCGTGCTGGGGCTGCGGCTGCGGTGGGCCGAGTGGGGTGCGGTGGCCGTCGTCTGTCTGGGGCTGGCGACGCTCGCGGTGGCCGCCGGGCGCGAGGGCGACGGGCACGGCGGCACCGGGCTGCGGGTGGCGGTGCTGGTCGCGTCCGTGCTGGTGGTGGCGGGCGGGTGGGCCGTGGGCGGGCGGCTGCGGCGGGGCCGGGCCGTGGTGCTGGGCGCGGCGGCGGGCCTGAGCTTCGGTCTCACCGCGATCGCCGTACGGCTGCTGCCCGAGGACGTGACCGTGCTCGGCGTGCCGGCCCAGCCGGCCGCGTACGCCGTCGTCGTCTCCGGCCTCGGCGGCTATCTCCTGCTCGTCCAGGCCCTCCAGTCCGGCTCGGTGACGGCGGCCACGGCGGCGATGGTGATCTGCGAGACCGTCTGGCCGGGCGTCTTCGGCGTGGCCTGGCTCGGCGACTCGACCCGCGACGGCTACGCGTGGCTGGCGGTGCTCGGGTTCGCGGGCTGTGTGGGGGGCGGGGTGGCGCTGGCGCGGTTCGGGGAAGCCGAATAG